In Choloepus didactylus isolate mChoDid1 chromosome 6, mChoDid1.pri, whole genome shotgun sequence, one DNA window encodes the following:
- the HYLS1 gene encoding hydrolethalus syndrome protein 1 isoform X2, translating into MAERRSYSIGESVEELMGPDGQIWANMDPKEQMSAATTTFTQICAGQGEGDVRREAHSTQYDPYSKASVTPGKRPALPVQQHYSHLESNIPSEIASEASQRLRKPVMKRKVLRRKPGGEVLVTDESIISESESGTESDIDLWDLRQRLMNLQLQEDKESPLGISQKFNLPHEYQGISQEDQLICYLRKEGMSPPAYEQDLIVASRPKSFILPRMDQLNRNRAKIDRVARYFEYKRDWDSIRLPGEDHRKELRWGVREQMLCRAEPQSKPQHVYVPNNYLVPTEKKRSALRWGIRCDLANGVMPRKLPFSLSPS; encoded by the coding sequence GTCCTACAGTATAGGGGAATCAGTGGAAGAACTCATGGGACCTGATGGACAAATATGGGCCAACATGGATCCAAAAGAACAAATGTCAGCGGCTACTACAACTTTTACCCAAATCTGTGCAGGGCAGGGTGAGGGAGATGTTAGGAGAGAAGCCCATTCTACCCAGTATGATCCCTACAGTAAAGCTTCAGTAACCCCAGGGAAGCGACCTGCTCTTCCTGTGCAACAGCACTACTCACATTTGGAAAGTAACATCCCTTCAGAAATAGCTTCAGAGGCCTCCCAAAGACTCCGGAAGCCAGTGATGAAGAGAAAGGTGCTGCGTAGGAAGCCAGGTGGGGAAGTATTAGTGACAGATGAATCAATTATCAGTGAATCAGAATCTGGTACAGAAAGTGATATAGATCTCTGGGACTTAAGACAAAGGCTGATGAACCTGCAGTTGCAGGAAGACAAGGAGTCTCCACTTGGTATTTCACAAAAATTTAATCTACCACATGAATACCAAGGAATTTCTCAAGAAGATCAGCTCATTTGCTATCTACGAAAAGAAGGAATGAGCCCTCCAGCTTATGAACAAGACCTGATCGTTGCCAGCCGTCCTAAGTCCTTCATTCTCCCAAGGATGGATCAGTTAAACCGAAACCGGGCCAAAATAGATCGGGTAGCCCGGTATTTTGAGTACAAACGAGACTGGGACTCAATACGATTACCTGGTGAAGATCATAGGAAGGAATTACGCTGGGGTGTCCGAGAGCAGATGCTGTGTCGAGCAGAACCCCAGTCCAAGCCTCAGCATGTATATGTTCCAAATAATTACCTAGTACCAACTGAGAAGAAAAGATCTGCCCTTCGCTGGGGTATTCGTTGTGACCTTGCAAATGGTGTCATGCCCAGGAagcttcccttctctctttctccttcttaa
- the HYLS1 gene encoding hydrolethalus syndrome protein 1 isoform X1, translating to MAERRRSYSIGESVEELMGPDGQIWANMDPKEQMSAATTTFTQICAGQGEGDVRREAHSTQYDPYSKASVTPGKRPALPVQQHYSHLESNIPSEIASEASQRLRKPVMKRKVLRRKPGGEVLVTDESIISESESGTESDIDLWDLRQRLMNLQLQEDKESPLGISQKFNLPHEYQGISQEDQLICYLRKEGMSPPAYEQDLIVASRPKSFILPRMDQLNRNRAKIDRVARYFEYKRDWDSIRLPGEDHRKELRWGVREQMLCRAEPQSKPQHVYVPNNYLVPTEKKRSALRWGIRCDLANGVMPRKLPFSLSPS from the coding sequence AAGGTCCTACAGTATAGGGGAATCAGTGGAAGAACTCATGGGACCTGATGGACAAATATGGGCCAACATGGATCCAAAAGAACAAATGTCAGCGGCTACTACAACTTTTACCCAAATCTGTGCAGGGCAGGGTGAGGGAGATGTTAGGAGAGAAGCCCATTCTACCCAGTATGATCCCTACAGTAAAGCTTCAGTAACCCCAGGGAAGCGACCTGCTCTTCCTGTGCAACAGCACTACTCACATTTGGAAAGTAACATCCCTTCAGAAATAGCTTCAGAGGCCTCCCAAAGACTCCGGAAGCCAGTGATGAAGAGAAAGGTGCTGCGTAGGAAGCCAGGTGGGGAAGTATTAGTGACAGATGAATCAATTATCAGTGAATCAGAATCTGGTACAGAAAGTGATATAGATCTCTGGGACTTAAGACAAAGGCTGATGAACCTGCAGTTGCAGGAAGACAAGGAGTCTCCACTTGGTATTTCACAAAAATTTAATCTACCACATGAATACCAAGGAATTTCTCAAGAAGATCAGCTCATTTGCTATCTACGAAAAGAAGGAATGAGCCCTCCAGCTTATGAACAAGACCTGATCGTTGCCAGCCGTCCTAAGTCCTTCATTCTCCCAAGGATGGATCAGTTAAACCGAAACCGGGCCAAAATAGATCGGGTAGCCCGGTATTTTGAGTACAAACGAGACTGGGACTCAATACGATTACCTGGTGAAGATCATAGGAAGGAATTACGCTGGGGTGTCCGAGAGCAGATGCTGTGTCGAGCAGAACCCCAGTCCAAGCCTCAGCATGTATATGTTCCAAATAATTACCTAGTACCAACTGAGAAGAAAAGATCTGCCCTTCGCTGGGGTATTCGTTGTGACCTTGCAAATGGTGTCATGCCCAGGAagcttcccttctctctttctccttcttaa